The Thermodesulfatator atlanticus DSM 21156 DNA segment TGCCCTGGAGGGTTTTTACAAAAATGTGAGACCTTTGCAAAATACCTTCTCTTAAGGCCCATTTCAGGATCCGTTCCTATTTTTCGTTCCAAAAAATGGGAACGGATCCCAGGTGTCTTGCAAAGCTCAAATGTATGTTTTTTGGGAAAAGTTCCGAAGCAATCTCACATGATTGCCTTGTTTGCTCCCTGAGATTGCTTCGCACTTTGTTCGCTCGCAATGACGGGGCAGGGACGCTCACGCGATGACAAGACAGGGAAGGTCTCCCTTTGATTCAAAAAAGCAGGACGCTCGGAAGGTAAAAAGCTAATAAGCATCTGAAAGGAGATGCCGGTTGCCAAGGTTTACGTGTTTAAGGCCGTGGCTTTGGGCAATACTTAGGGCCATTTGGGCATGGCGTCGCGAGGTGCAGGGAAGATCATCAAGATAAAACGTCGGATAAAAAGCAAGGAGTGACCAGGGGATCTCTGGCGAAAGCGAAGAGATAAAACTGGCAAGGGCTTCTAGTTCTTCTTCATCCACATAGCCAGGCACAAGAAGTGTCGAGGCCACCAGGGCCGGTGGATTTGGGCGTGCAGTTGCAAGCTTTGCTAGCATGCGGAAATTGGCAAGTGTCTGTTCGTTGCCCACACCGCAAAGGCTCTCATGAATGGGTTGGCTGTAGGCTTTGAGGTCGATTTTGATACAGCCTCCTGAGACAAGGGAAAGACGCATCATGGCCTGGGCAATGCGGGGATTTTCGGCGCCGTTTGTTTCCCAGCAGATGCGAAGAATTTTTCCAGTTTTTTGTGCTCTTGCAGCCTTGGCAAAGGAAAGAGCGTGCGGGGCCCGCGGCCCTGGGTCTCCCCCAAAATAACAAATGCAGCTTACGTGGTCTTTTACGTCGGCAAGCATTCTCTCTGTAGGAATAGGCGGTTGTTTGAGGCTGCGGGTTTTAAAGTGCCAGTTCTGGCAATAAAGGCAGTTAAAAT contains these protein-coding regions:
- a CDS encoding radical SAM protein encodes the protein MGVCGHCGKSAPTISQKIGFCASCLRKYWEELKEEIQKIHAATRKAFGLPEEPPKAKEGVPCNLCFHRCRIPEGAFGYCGVWQNQAGRLKGPGPKAAQVSWYLDPLPTNCVADFVCPGGTGAGYPDFAYVPGPERGYANLAVFYEACNFNCLYCQNWHFKTRSLKQPPIPTERMLADVKDHVSCICYFGGDPGPRAPHALSFAKAARAQKTGKILRICWETNGAENPRIAQAMMRLSLVSGGCIKIDLKAYSQPIHESLCGVGNEQTLANFRMLAKLATARPNPPALVASTLLVPGYVDEEELEALASFISSLSPEIPWSLLAFYPTFYLDDLPCTSRRHAQMALSIAQSHGLKHVNLGNRHLLSDAY